The following proteins are encoded in a genomic region of Streptococcus sp. 29892:
- a CDS encoding ABC transporter ATP-binding protein — MKKVIEFKNFSFTYNAQTEATLHGIDLTIYEGEKVLIIGPSGSGKSTLGQVLNGIIPNIHKGTHSGDFKLMGQSAFDQSIYQKSLLVSTVLQDTDGQFIGLSVAEDMAFALENDMETLATMKERVHDWAERLELKELLSHRPQDLSGGQKQRVSLAGVLIDESPILLFDEPLANLDPKSGQDTIDLIDRLHAQEGTTTIIIEHRLEDVLYRQVDRIVLINDGRILFNGHPDQLLQTSLLRENGIREPLYISTLRGLGYPIERAAHLSSVWELELASLEMGQLPSVNLTEVEKEVLLEARNLQFAYSDKTILSGIDLNIYKGERLAIVGKNGAGKSTLAKALCAFIQPDGEILWQGKSIKDDSVKERAERIGYVLQNPNQMISQTMIFDEVALGLRMRGVVEEEIEARVFKILEVCGLYQYRKWPISALSYGQKKRVTIASILVLNPEIILLDEPTAGQDQRHYQEMMDFLDQLNAQGHTIVMITHDMQLMLDYSDRAIVVVDGQIIEDASPAEILSNSQVIEEANLKETSIFHLAERLAVNPLELTMFYMQEERRGQ, encoded by the coding sequence ATGAAAAAAGTCATCGAATTCAAGAATTTTTCTTTTACATACAATGCGCAGACGGAAGCGACCTTACATGGTATTGATTTGACTATCTATGAGGGAGAGAAGGTGCTGATTATTGGTCCATCTGGATCGGGCAAGTCCACTCTCGGTCAAGTTTTAAATGGGATTATTCCAAATATCCATAAGGGAACCCATTCTGGAGATTTCAAGTTGATGGGGCAGTCTGCTTTCGACCAGTCCATTTACCAAAAATCTCTCTTGGTCAGCACTGTCTTGCAGGATACGGACGGTCAGTTTATCGGGCTTTCTGTTGCTGAAGATATGGCTTTTGCACTGGAAAATGACATGGAAACCTTGGCGACCATGAAAGAACGAGTTCATGACTGGGCAGAACGCTTGGAACTAAAAGAATTGCTCAGCCATCGTCCCCAGGATCTTTCGGGAGGTCAGAAGCAACGGGTCAGCCTAGCAGGGGTCTTGATTGATGAAAGTCCTATTTTGTTATTCGATGAACCTCTGGCCAACCTGGATCCCAAATCTGGTCAAGATACCATTGACTTGATTGATCGTTTGCATGCTCAAGAGGGAACAACGACCATTATTATTGAGCACCGCTTGGAAGATGTCCTTTATCGACAGGTAGACAGAATTGTGTTGATAAACGATGGACGTATTCTCTTCAATGGTCATCCAGATCAGCTCTTGCAGACTAGTCTATTAAGAGAAAATGGTATTCGAGAGCCCCTCTATATTTCTACCTTACGAGGTTTAGGCTATCCAATTGAAAGAGCTGCCCACCTCTCTTCTGTCTGGGAACTTGAACTAGCTTCTTTAGAAATGGGGCAACTCCCAAGTGTCAACTTGACAGAAGTGGAAAAGGAAGTCTTGCTGGAAGCCCGCAATTTGCAATTCGCTTACTCTGATAAAACCATTCTCTCAGGTATTGATTTAAATATTTATAAGGGTGAACGCTTGGCCATCGTCGGAAAAAATGGGGCTGGCAAATCAACCTTGGCCAAGGCCTTGTGTGCCTTTATTCAACCTGATGGGGAGATATTGTGGCAAGGTAAATCCATTAAGGATGATTCTGTTAAGGAGAGGGCGGAGCGGATTGGTTACGTCCTTCAGAACCCTAATCAGATGATCAGCCAGACCATGATTTTTGATGAGGTAGCCCTTGGTTTACGAATGAGGGGAGTGGTGGAAGAAGAAATTGAGGCTAGGGTCTTCAAGATTTTGGAGGTTTGTGGCTTGTACCAGTACCGCAAGTGGCCGATTTCAGCCTTGTCCTACGGTCAGAAGAAGAGGGTGACCATTGCCTCTATCTTGGTGCTTAATCCTGAGATTATTCTGTTGGATGAACCAACGGCTGGCCAGGATCAACGTCACTATCAGGAAATGATGGATTTCTTGGACCAACTAAATGCCCAAGGACATACCATTGTGATGATTACCCACGATATGCAGTTGATGTTGGATTATTCAGATAGGGCTATTGTTGTGGTGGATGGTCAGATTATCGAAGATGCTAGTCCAGCAGAAATCTTGTCAAATAGCCAGGTCATTGAGGAAGCCAATTTGAAGGAAACATCTATATTCCACTTGGCAGAACGCTTGGCAGTAAACCCGTTGGAATTGACCATGTTCTATATGCAGGAAGAAAGGAGGGGGCAATGA
- the recU gene encoding Holliday junction resolvase RecU, protein MVNYPHKIAKKINRTNSVSSQKISFANRGMSFEAAINDSNLYYLAHEIAVIHKKPTPVQIVKVDYPKRSRAKIVEAYFRQASTTDYSGVFRKHYIDFEAKETRQKASMPMKNFHEHQIEHMKQVVKQGGVCFVLLHFSTLKETYLLPAVHLIEFYQVDKGSKSMPLSFIRQFGFEIQMGRFPSVPYLEVVEKNLLGGDSFENYKY, encoded by the coding sequence ATCCTCATAAGATAGCTAAAAAAATCAATAGAACCAATTCTGTTTCATCTCAAAAAATTAGCTTCGCTAATCGGGGAATGTCCTTTGAAGCTGCTATCAATGATAGCAACCTTTACTATCTTGCTCACGAGATTGCGGTTATACATAAGAAACCTACTCCTGTGCAGATTGTAAAGGTTGATTATCCAAAGAGAAGCCGTGCGAAAATTGTAGAGGCCTATTTTCGACAGGCATCTACAACGGATTACTCAGGAGTTTTCAGGAAACATTATATTGATTTCGAAGCCAAGGAAACGCGACAAAAAGCATCTATGCCTATGAAGAATTTTCATGAGCATCAGATTGAACACATGAAACAGGTTGTAAAGCAGGGTGGCGTATGCTTTGTTCTTCTTCACTTTTCAACACTTAAAGAAACCTATCTCTTACCTGCCGTTCACTTGATTGAATTCTACCAAGTAGATAAGGGAAGCAAATCCATGCCTCTCTCTTTCATTCGACAATTTGGCTTTGAGATTCAAATGGGACGCTTTCCAAGCGTACCCTATCTGGAAGTGGTTGAAAAAAATTTATTAGGTGGTGACTCTTTTGAAAACTACAAGTATTAA
- a CDS encoding VOC family protein — protein MKSFWMNLAVADLEKAGQFYEAVGFSVATFGDIKSATLPEGGNLILMQEGTFTQRVPFQLATSGNEVLISLNVASREEVDSLIERVEANGG, from the coding sequence ATGAAATCATTTTGGATGAACTTAGCAGTAGCAGACCTTGAAAAAGCTGGTCAGTTTTATGAAGCAGTTGGTTTTTCTGTGGCGACTTTTGGAGATATCAAGTCAGCAACCCTGCCAGAAGGTGGTAACTTAATTTTGATGCAGGAAGGGACCTTTACCCAACGCGTACCATTTCAGCTAGCAACTAGTGGCAATGAAGTCTTGATTTCGCTTAATGTGGCGAGTAGGGAAGAAGTGGATAGCCTTATCGAGCGTGTTGAAGCAAATGGCGGGTAA
- a CDS encoding energy-coupling factor transporter transmembrane component T family protein, translating into MSQQHLIGYHKGRGIIYDLSAVTKLLFFLIVTIIAMVTYDTRLIAFIALFSLALFKLSGIRYKDVSLVLLFTIVFALLNALMVHLFAPRYGVELYGAETVILSGFGSYSLTSQQFFYLFNLLLKYFCTVPLALVFLMTTHPSQFASSLNQIGVSYKVAYAVSLTMRYIPDIQEEFYTIRMSQEARGLELSKKGKLMDRIKGNLALVIPLIFGSLERIDTISTAMELRRFGKNKKRTWYSYQALQNIDYLVLALILVLILITIGLLFVNGGRFYNPWR; encoded by the coding sequence ATGAGCCAACAACATTTAATTGGTTACCATAAAGGAAGAGGCATCATTTATGATTTGTCTGCTGTTACCAAGCTCTTGTTTTTCCTGATTGTGACAATTATTGCCATGGTGACTTACGATACCCGTTTGATTGCCTTTATCGCACTATTCTCGCTGGCCTTATTTAAACTATCCGGTATTCGCTATAAGGATGTGTCCCTTGTTCTGCTCTTTACAATTGTTTTTGCCCTCTTAAATGCCTTGATGGTTCATCTGTTTGCACCAAGGTACGGAGTAGAGCTCTATGGGGCTGAAACGGTTATCCTTTCTGGTTTTGGTTCCTATTCCTTGACTAGTCAGCAGTTTTTTTATCTGTTTAACTTACTCTTGAAATATTTTTGTACAGTTCCTCTGGCTCTTGTCTTTTTGATGACAACCCATCCGAGCCAGTTTGCTTCAAGCTTAAATCAGATTGGGGTATCCTATAAGGTAGCCTATGCGGTTAGTTTGACCATGCGTTATATCCCAGATATTCAGGAGGAGTTTTATACTATTCGGATGTCCCAGGAAGCGCGTGGTTTGGAGCTATCTAAGAAAGGCAAGTTAATGGACCGTATTAAGGGCAATCTAGCTCTGGTTATCCCCTTGATTTTTGGTTCCTTGGAGCGAATTGATACCATTTCGACAGCCATGGAATTGCGTCGTTTCGGGAAAAATAAAAAAAGGACTTGGTATAGCTACCAAGCCTTGCAAAATATTGATTATCTGGTTCTAGCCCTTATTTTAGTGCTTATTCTCATTACAATTGGACTTTTATTTGTGAATGGTGGACGTTTTTACAACCCGTGGAGATAG
- the rsmG gene encoding 16S rRNA (guanine(527)-N(7))-methyltransferase RsmG — protein sequence MKPEVFYKTLADQGIQLTDLQKQQFYRYFQLLVEWNEKINLTAITEEEDVYLKHFYDSIAPILQGHIQNEPLRLLDIGAGAGFPSLPMKIIYPQLDVTIIDSLNKRINFLHLLAEELGLENVHFYHGRAEDFAQDKQFRAQFDLVTARAVARMQILSELTIPYLKLNGKLIALKASSAEDELAQAKNALTLLFGKVIENVDYQLPNGDPRTLTIVEKKKETPNKFPRKAGMPNKRPL from the coding sequence ATGAAACCTGAAGTATTTTACAAGACCTTGGCTGATCAAGGCATTCAACTAACTGACCTACAAAAACAACAATTTTACCGCTACTTTCAACTCTTAGTAGAATGGAATGAAAAAATCAATTTGACGGCCATTACAGAAGAAGAGGACGTTTATCTCAAGCATTTTTATGATTCCATCGCGCCAATTCTGCAAGGGCATATCCAAAATGAGCCCCTTCGATTATTAGACATCGGAGCGGGAGCAGGATTTCCAAGTCTGCCCATGAAAATCATCTACCCTCAATTAGATGTGACCATCATTGACTCTCTCAACAAGCGGATCAATTTCTTGCATTTGTTGGCAGAGGAATTGGGATTGGAGAATGTGCATTTCTATCATGGGCGAGCTGAAGATTTTGCCCAAGACAAGCAATTTCGTGCTCAATTTGACCTTGTTACTGCTCGGGCAGTTGCACGTATGCAGATCTTATCAGAGCTAACCATTCCGTATTTAAAACTCAATGGCAAACTCATTGCCCTCAAAGCCTCTAGCGCTGAGGACGAATTGGCTCAAGCTAAGAACGCCCTGACTCTCCTTTTTGGTAAGGTCATTGAAAACGTTGACTATCAATTGCCAAACGGCGATCCACGCACACTAACCATTGTCGAAAAGAAAAAGGAAACTCCCAATAAGTTTCCACGGAAGGCTGGTATGCCAAATAAACGACCACTGTAA
- a CDS encoding rhodanese-related sulfurtransferase: MSKDIRVLLYYKYVPIENAKEYAAEHLAFCKSIGLKGRILIADEGINGTVSGDYETTQKYMDYVHANPLFSDLWFKIDEENEQAFKKMHVRYKKEIVHLGLEDNDFDSDIDPLVTTGAYLSPKEFKEALLDEDTVVLDTRNDYEYDLGHFRGAIRPDIRNFRELPQWVRDNKEKFMDKRVVVYCTGGVRCEKFSGWMVREGYKDVGQLHGGIATYGKDPEVRGELWDGKMYVFDERIAVDVNHVDPVVVGKDWFDGTPCERYVNCGNPFCNRRTLMSEENEHKYVRGCSAECRAHERNRYITENGLTRQEWAERLEALGESLAPANA; the protein is encoded by the coding sequence ATGTCAAAAGACATTCGCGTATTGTTATACTATAAGTATGTTCCGATTGAAAATGCCAAAGAGTATGCTGCAGAGCACTTGGCTTTCTGTAAGTCTATCGGATTAAAAGGACGTATCTTGATTGCTGATGAAGGCATCAACGGTACTGTTTCTGGTGACTACGAAACAACACAAAAATACATGGACTATGTTCATGCTAACCCATTGTTCAGTGATTTGTGGTTTAAGATTGATGAAGAAAATGAGCAAGCTTTCAAGAAAATGCATGTTCGTTATAAAAAAGAAATTGTTCACCTCGGTTTGGAAGACAACGACTTCGACAGTGATATTGACCCACTTGTGACAACAGGTGCTTACTTGTCACCAAAAGAGTTCAAAGAAGCTCTCTTGGACGAAGATACAGTCGTTTTGGATACCCGTAACGACTACGAGTACGACCTTGGCCACTTCCGTGGAGCTATCCGCCCAGACATCCGCAACTTCCGTGAATTGCCACAATGGGTGCGTGATAACAAAGAGAAATTCATGGACAAGCGCGTGGTGGTTTACTGTACAGGTGGTGTCCGCTGTGAGAAATTCTCAGGCTGGATGGTTCGTGAAGGCTACAAGGATGTTGGTCAGCTTCACGGTGGTATCGCAACCTATGGTAAAGACCCAGAAGTTCGTGGCGAATTGTGGGATGGTAAGATGTATGTCTTTGACGAGCGGATTGCAGTTGATGTCAACCATGTAGACCCAGTTGTTGTTGGTAAGGACTGGTTTGATGGCACACCATGTGAACGTTATGTCAACTGTGGCAACCCATTCTGTAACCGCCGTACCCTCATGTCAGAAGAAAACGAGCACAAGTATGTTCGTGGCTGTTCAGCTGAATGCCGTGCCCACGAGCGCAACCGTTATATCACTGAAAACGGTTTGACCCGCCAAGAATGGGCAGAGCGTTTAGAAGCGCTTGGTGAAAGCCTTGCTCCAGCAAATGCCTAA
- a CDS encoding SAM hydrolase/SAM-dependent halogenase family protein: protein MSNNLLVLQSDFGLVDGAVSAMIGVALQESRDLVVHNLTHDITPYNIFEGSYRLFQTVEYWPEGTTFVSVVDPGVGSKRKSVVALTEQNHYIVTPDNGTLSFIKKHVGIKAVREISEVANRRANTEHSYTFHGRDVYAYTGAKLASGHISFEEVGPELQVADIVEIPTVPTEVGPDFVKGAIDILDVRFGSLWTSITREEFYTLKPQFEDRFEVTIYNNDMLVYQNQVTYGKSFADVRIGQPLLYINSLYRVGLAINQGSFAKAYNVGVGQNWHIEIKRISN from the coding sequence ATGTCAAATAATTTACTTGTTTTACAATCGGACTTTGGTCTAGTAGATGGTGCCGTGTCAGCTATGATTGGTGTGGCTCTTCAGGAGTCGCGTGACCTAGTAGTTCACAACCTCACCCACGATATTACACCCTACAACATTTTTGAAGGCTCTTACCGTCTTTTTCAGACAGTTGAATATTGGCCGGAAGGTACAACTTTTGTCTCGGTTGTTGACCCAGGAGTAGGCTCTAAGCGTAAAAGTGTGGTGGCTTTGACGGAACAAAACCACTATATCGTTACCCCGGATAACGGAACGCTTTCTTTCATCAAGAAACATGTGGGCATTAAGGCTGTTCGTGAAATTTCAGAAGTGGCCAATCGAAGAGCCAACACGGAGCATTCCTATACATTCCATGGTCGTGATGTTTATGCTTATACGGGTGCAAAATTAGCCTCAGGTCATATCAGTTTTGAAGAAGTTGGACCAGAGTTGCAGGTAGCAGATATTGTTGAAATTCCAACCGTTCCGACAGAAGTTGGACCAGACTTTGTCAAAGGAGCTATCGACATCTTGGATGTTCGCTTTGGTTCACTATGGACCTCAATCACGCGTGAGGAATTTTATACCTTGAAGCCGCAATTTGAGGACCGTTTTGAAGTGACCATTTACAACAACGACATGTTGGTCTATCAAAACCAAGTGACCTATGGCAAGTCTTTTGCGGATGTCCGCATCGGTCAACCCCTGCTCTATATCAATTCACTCTATCGAGTGGGCTTGGCCATTAACCAAGGATCCTTTGCCAAGGCCTATAATGTCGGTGTCGGTCAAAACTGGCATATCGAAATCAAACGCATTAGTAATTAA
- a CDS encoding ECF-type riboflavin transporter substrate-binding protein yields the protein MKNNSIKTVVATGIGAALFVVIGLLINIPTFVPNTSIQLQYAVQALLSVVFGPVVGFLVGFIGHTLKDSLTYGPWWSWILASGVVGLVIGFAKNRLRVEEGIFEGKDIVVFNIFQVVANVIAWGIIAPVLDIVIYSEAANKVFTQGLVAGIVNSITIAIAGTILLGVYARSQTKTGSLSKD from the coding sequence ATGAAAAATAATTCTATCAAAACAGTCGTTGCTACCGGTATCGGTGCTGCCCTCTTTGTTGTCATTGGCTTGCTAATCAACATTCCTACTTTTGTTCCAAATACTTCAATTCAGCTCCAATACGCTGTTCAGGCACTTTTGTCAGTTGTATTTGGGCCAGTAGTTGGCTTTTTAGTAGGTTTTATTGGCCATACGCTTAAAGATTCGTTGACATACGGACCTTGGTGGTCATGGATTTTAGCCTCAGGAGTAGTAGGGTTGGTTATTGGTTTTGCAAAAAATCGTCTTCGTGTTGAGGAAGGGATTTTTGAAGGAAAAGATATTGTAGTTTTCAATATCTTCCAAGTAGTTGCCAATGTAATTGCCTGGGGAATTATCGCTCCAGTATTGGACATTGTAATCTATAGTGAAGCAGCAAATAAGGTATTCACTCAGGGTTTGGTAGCTGGGATTGTCAATAGTATTACAATAGCCATTGCTGGTACTATTCTTCTTGGAGTTTATGCTCGTTCGCAAACGAAAACAGGTAGTTTGTCAAAAGATTAA
- the pbp1a gene encoding penicillin-binding protein PBP1A → MKTTSIKKTLLVVANVLLAGFILTFLVGSLLVGYWIVTAPKLTEESLTATVSSKIYDKNGSLIADLGAEKRSSAKTEEIPTDLVNAIVAIEDQRFFNHRGVDVIRIAGSLVNNLTGGRLQGGSTLDQQFIKLTYFSTSSEDQNIKRKIQEAWLATQLEKDKTKQEIMTYYVNKVFMANGNYGMKTAAHSYYGKELKDLTLAQLALLAGMPQAPNQYDPYTNPEDAKTRRDLVLAEMLEEKYIDNAQYEQAVLTPVTDGLQALSNEAAYPAYMDNYLKQVIEEVEAKTGYNLLTTGMDVYTNVDPAAQQQLWDIYNTDMYVSYPDDLMQVASTVVDVSNGKVVAQLGGRHQSSNVSFGTNQAVETNRDFGSTMKPITDYAPAYEHGIYTSTADIMVDGPYNFPGTTIPINNWDKQFYGSISIKTAVQYSRNVTAVKALEATGLENSLAFLNSIGINYPEMHYSNAISSNTSDTGRQYGASSEKMAAAYAAFANGGTYYAPQYVNKIVFSDGTVSEYAPQGNRVMTEETAYMMTDLMKSVLSYGYGLNATVSGIPMAGKTGTSNYTDSETESILASVPEANYSYSVVPDENFVGYSSQYAMAVWTGYTNRMTPILDNGMRVATDVYHHMMAYMHSDYTATEWEVPSGLVRYGSNYYLKGSRSLSNAYNSYNTYNNYSSTVSSSSESTEQSTQSSSSESQTENTTADSEATNTSSSEQSSDGQ, encoded by the coding sequence TTGAAAACTACAAGTATTAAAAAAACTCTCCTAGTAGTTGCAAACGTCTTACTAGCTGGCTTTATTCTTACCTTTCTAGTCGGTTCCCTCTTGGTAGGTTACTGGATAGTAACAGCTCCCAAGCTAACCGAAGAAAGTTTGACAGCCACAGTATCCAGTAAGATTTACGACAAAAACGGAAGTCTGATTGCTGACCTGGGAGCAGAAAAGCGTTCTAGCGCCAAAACCGAAGAAATTCCGACTGATTTGGTCAATGCCATCGTTGCGATTGAAGATCAGCGCTTCTTCAACCATAGGGGTGTGGACGTTATCCGTATCGCTGGTTCTTTGGTTAACAACCTGACGGGCGGACGCTTACAAGGTGGTTCGACACTTGATCAGCAGTTCATCAAACTGACCTACTTCTCAACTTCTTCCGAAGACCAAAACATCAAACGGAAAATTCAAGAAGCCTGGTTAGCAACCCAACTGGAAAAAGACAAGACTAAGCAAGAAATCATGACCTACTATGTCAATAAAGTCTTTATGGCCAATGGAAACTACGGGATGAAAACAGCTGCACATTCCTACTATGGTAAAGAATTGAAAGATCTTACTTTAGCCCAGCTCGCCTTACTGGCAGGTATGCCTCAAGCTCCTAACCAATACGATCCTTATACCAACCCTGAAGATGCTAAAACACGCAGAGATTTAGTCCTAGCTGAAATGTTGGAAGAAAAGTACATCGACAATGCCCAGTACGAGCAAGCTGTGCTGACTCCAGTCACTGATGGTTTACAGGCTCTATCCAATGAAGCAGCTTATCCTGCTTATATGGATAACTATCTCAAGCAGGTTATCGAAGAAGTTGAGGCTAAAACAGGCTACAACTTGTTAACTACGGGTATGGATGTCTATACAAACGTAGATCCTGCTGCTCAACAGCAGTTGTGGGACATTTACAATACCGATATGTATGTCAGCTACCCGGATGATTTGATGCAGGTAGCCTCTACGGTCGTGGATGTATCAAACGGTAAGGTCGTTGCACAGTTGGGCGGACGGCACCAATCAAGTAATGTTTCCTTCGGTACCAACCAGGCTGTTGAAACCAACCGTGACTTTGGTTCGACCATGAAACCCATCACCGACTATGCTCCTGCTTATGAACATGGCATCTACACTTCAACGGCTGACATTATGGTCGATGGACCTTACAATTTCCCTGGCACAACTATCCCGATCAATAACTGGGACAAGCAATTCTACGGATCCATTTCAATCAAGACAGCTGTTCAGTATTCACGTAATGTGACAGCAGTCAAGGCTCTTGAAGCAACTGGACTAGAAAACTCTCTGGCATTCTTGAACAGTATCGGCATTAATTATCCAGAAATGCACTACTCAAATGCGATTTCTAGTAACACTTCCGATACAGGTCGTCAATATGGTGCAAGTTCTGAAAAAATGGCTGCAGCCTATGCTGCCTTCGCCAATGGCGGAACTTATTACGCTCCACAATATGTCAATAAGATTGTCTTTAGCGATGGAACAGTTTCGGAGTATGCTCCTCAAGGGAACCGTGTTATGACGGAAGAAACAGCCTATATGATGACAGATTTGATGAAATCTGTATTGAGTTATGGTTACGGACTAAACGCTACTGTCAGCGGTATTCCGATGGCTGGTAAAACCGGTACCTCAAACTATACCGACAGCGAAACAGAATCCATTCTTGCTTCTGTTCCTGAAGCTAACTATAGCTACAGTGTCGTTCCAGATGAGAACTTCGTCGGCTACTCTAGCCAGTATGCCATGGCCGTTTGGACCGGTTACACCAACCGTATGACCCCGATCTTAGATAATGGGATGCGAGTTGCTACAGACGTTTATCACCATATGATGGCCTATATGCATTCTGACTATACTGCTACTGAATGGGAAGTGCCGAGTGGTTTGGTTCGCTATGGTTCAAATTACTATTTGAAAGGCAGCCGTTCTCTATCCAATGCTTATAATAGTTATAATACTTACAATAACTATAGTAGCACAGTGTCTAGTTCCAGTGAATCCACTGAGCAATCAACACAAAGTTCCTCTTCAGAATCTCAAACTGAAAATACTACAGCTGACTCAGAAGCAACCAATACTTCATCCTCAGAGCAATCATCGGATGGCCAATAA